A single genomic interval of Persephonella atlantica harbors:
- the aroE gene encoding shikimate dehydrogenase, with translation MLVNGETEVYGIIGYPVKHSKSPQFQTAAFRHKNINAVYLPFEVKPENLKKAVNGIKALSIRGINITVPHKEEVIRYLDETSEEVQFIGACNTVKNIDGYLIGYNTDAYGFIEGLKEIEPQFQDKTFLILGAGGASRAVLYGLIREGAEKIFVANRTIDRVFQIIQDFSKLNRFIQEIIIPVPLDKVEDYLSSTDIIVNTTSVGLKDEDPPLFDYSKVQKKHTVVDIIYKKTKLLKVAEEKGCRWQDGLPMLLYQGAKAFEIWTGEKAPVEVMRKVLQE, from the coding sequence ATGCTTGTTAACGGCGAAACAGAAGTTTATGGAATTATCGGCTATCCAGTAAAACACTCTAAGTCTCCCCAGTTCCAAACAGCAGCCTTCAGACACAAGAATATTAACGCAGTTTATCTTCCCTTTGAGGTAAAACCTGAAAATCTAAAAAAAGCTGTTAACGGAATTAAGGCACTGTCTATCAGAGGTATAAACATAACTGTTCCCCACAAGGAAGAAGTTATCAGATATCTTGATGAAACTTCAGAGGAAGTCCAGTTTATAGGGGCCTGCAACACAGTCAAAAATATTGATGGATACCTGATAGGCTATAACACAGATGCTTATGGATTTATAGAGGGACTGAAGGAGATAGAGCCCCAGTTTCAGGATAAGACTTTTCTGATATTGGGAGCAGGAGGAGCATCAAGGGCTGTTTTGTATGGTCTCATCAGGGAAGGTGCTGAGAAAATATTTGTTGCCAACAGAACAATAGATAGGGTATTTCAGATAATTCAGGACTTTTCAAAATTAAACAGGTTTATTCAGGAGATAATAATTCCAGTTCCTCTTGATAAAGTGGAAGATTATCTCTCTTCTACAGATATTATCGTAAACACAACATCTGTTGGTCTGAAAGATGAAGACCCACCCCTTTTTGATTACTCAAAGGTGCAGAAAAAACATACAGTAGTTGATATCATATACAAAAAGACAAAACTTTTGAAAGTAGCAGAAGAGAAGGGATGCAGGTGGCAGGATGGGCTTCCTATGCTGCTGTATCAAGGAGCAAAAGCATTTGAGATATGGACAGGAGAGAAAGCTCCTGTTGAAGTTATGAGAAAAGTTTTGCAGGAGTAA
- a CDS encoding ABC transporter permease, with product MIKINVVKAYLKKEFSELVRSRLIIMVYLMPSMILILFGYGIKMEVYNVRTAIINYDKSQLSYRIISAFEHSRYFTAEVVNLPEEKALEMMKRAEIDLLIIIPESFEKHLLKGIKTEIGIFVDASFPFRGLTIQSYAEGVLLKEAQEVLQSRPSIVINHRNLFNQAMRDENAIVPGLLGIVFLVAPAILSALLIVREKERGTIFNFYSSPVRKTDFVIGKLSLPFLLHSVNIFIIFLWAAYLFKVPFRGNFFIYWITSEIYVLISVSIGLLVSIVARTQIVAIVLTVIITIIPGFLYSGIVMPISSMEGEAAVEAHIFPVMYYNHIIYDTFLIGQGFSSDKNLFYFFILIFYWLFITVIGVLLLRKELR from the coding sequence ATGATTAAGATTAATGTTGTAAAGGCTTATCTAAAAAAGGAATTTTCAGAGCTTGTCAGGTCAAGGCTCATCATAATGGTTTATCTGATGCCCAGTATGATTCTGATACTGTTTGGTTATGGTATAAAGATGGAGGTTTATAATGTCAGAACGGCAATCATAAATTACGATAAATCCCAGCTTTCCTATAGGATTATATCTGCATTTGAGCATTCAAGATATTTTACAGCAGAGGTTGTAAATCTGCCTGAAGAAAAGGCATTGGAGATGATGAAAAGGGCTGAGATAGACCTGCTGATAATAATTCCGGAAAGCTTTGAGAAACACCTGCTGAAAGGTATAAAAACGGAGATAGGTATATTTGTTGATGCCTCTTTCCCTTTTAGAGGACTGACTATACAGAGCTATGCAGAGGGAGTGCTTTTGAAAGAAGCTCAGGAAGTTCTACAAAGCAGACCTTCTATCGTGATAAATCACAGAAATCTATTCAATCAGGCAATGAGAGATGAAAATGCTATTGTTCCCGGCCTTTTAGGTATCGTTTTTCTGGTTGCTCCTGCAATTTTGTCGGCACTGCTGATAGTAAGGGAGAAAGAGAGGGGAACAATCTTTAATTTTTATTCTTCTCCTGTAAGAAAAACAGATTTTGTTATTGGAAAGCTAAGTCTCCCCTTTTTACTTCACTCTGTGAACATCTTTATAATTTTTCTGTGGGCTGCTTACCTGTTTAAAGTGCCTTTCAGGGGGAATTTTTTTATATACTGGATAACCTCTGAGATTTACGTTCTTATCAGTGTAAGCATAGGTCTGTTAGTTTCTATTGTTGCAAGAACGCAGATTGTTGCCATTGTCCTTACAGTTATAATCACGATAATACCCGGTTTCCTTTACTCTGGTATTGTTATGCCTATATCTTCAATGGAAGGAGAAGCCGCTGTTGAAGCACACATTTTTCCTGTTATGTATTACAACCACATTATCTACGACACATTCCTTATTGGACAGGGATTTTCCTCTGATAAAAATTTATTTTACTTTTTTATTCTTATTTTTTACTGGCTTTTTATAACAGTCATTGGAGTCCTCCTTTTGAGGAAGGAACTGAGATGA
- a CDS encoding response regulator transcription factor produces the protein MKILVVEDNEELNNTLKEILELNGYYVDAVFDGEEALEHMKMYDYDAVILDIMLPKIDGFRVCQIVRERNDDTPILMLTAKDTTQDKVKGLDIGADDYLVKPFEIEELLARVRALIRRVSTEKTNVVKIKDITIDLDKREVYRDGKSLIITPKLFCILEQLIRNRGKVVTYESLMNKCWDITDYPSRETVRANIKLLRKILQDRDIIQNVSGVGYKIE, from the coding sequence ATGAAGATTTTGGTAGTTGAGGATAACGAAGAGCTTAACAATACGCTAAAAGAGATACTGGAGCTAAACGGCTACTACGTTGATGCAGTTTTTGACGGGGAGGAAGCCCTTGAACATATGAAGATGTATGATTACGATGCTGTCATTTTAGATATAATGCTTCCAAAGATTGATGGATTTAGAGTCTGTCAGATAGTAAGAGAGAGAAACGATGACACACCAATACTGATGCTTACTGCAAAAGATACAACACAGGACAAGGTTAAAGGTCTTGATATCGGAGCTGATGACTATCTGGTTAAACCTTTTGAGATTGAGGAACTGCTTGCACGGGTCAGGGCATTAATCAGAAGGGTTTCCACAGAAAAAACAAATGTAGTAAAAATAAAAGATATAACCATTGACCTTGACAAAAGGGAAGTCTACAGAGACGGAAAAAGTCTGATAATTACTCCTAAGCTGTTCTGTATCTTGGAGCAACTGATAAGAAATAGAGGAAAGGTGGTTACATACGAAAGTCTGATGAATAAATGCTGGGACATTACAGACTATCCATCAAGGGAAACAGTAAGAGCAAACATCAAACTGCTGAGAAAGATACTTCAGGACAGGGATATTATCCAGAATGTCTCTGGGGTGGGCTACAAAATAGAATGA
- a CDS encoding winged helix-turn-helix transcriptional regulator, which translates to MSVEQKVLDAMKKAGKPLKTGEIAELTGLDKKEVEKVIKKLKKEGKIESPKRCYYAPSS; encoded by the coding sequence ATGTCTGTAGAGCAAAAGGTTTTAGATGCAATGAAAAAGGCTGGAAAACCATTAAAAACAGGGGAAATAGCTGAGCTTACAGGTCTTGACAAAAAAGAAGTAGAAAAGGTAATTAAAAAACTTAAAAAAGAGGGGAAAATAGAATCTCCTAAAAGATGTTATTATGCTCCTTCTTCCTGA
- a CDS encoding chloride channel protein, which yields MFKNIFGYRFNYLNLFIPVVIGICAGIFGIIFLKAIHFFSDIFLVDFAGYNPPYPYGEGGSLNYRFVMEHPYLIPISTTIGGLIVGILVHLFSPESAGVGTDAAIKAFHERKPLGLKTSVWKLITSAITIGSGQVSGKEGPIALIGAGIGSFVGKIFGLSEKEKNIALAVGLGAGIGGVFKAPFAGAIISSEVFYKKDFETETLIPAFIASFVAFIIVSSVFGFSPLFHIELPSFSSFSIYDAVGYLLLGLITATVARLMIFMLDTVKNLFDRLEVPNIFKPAIGGFFVGIIGMTVPVAIGTGYGWLQLIMVENLTYFPVWKIVISVFLVIIAFAFTLGSGGSGGVFGPSLVIGGLTGASVYFFLSKVLMFPESPTFNLAAFTVVGMVSTFAAAAKAPLSTIILIAEITGGYQLLVPATISVAISHFLSGEKSIFKSQVNTKLDTPVHQDEIKYMLLNRYIVKDVMEKNVITISPDATVLYASKFMDEHSISALPVVDKENRVLGLVTSTDIIKACSMNIEEVKIHQIMQKEPITVTQDLTLFETMSIFIENNIGVAPVVNNQEEKLLIGIISDYDIGKVLTGKV from the coding sequence TTGTTTAAAAATATTTTTGGGTATAGATTTAACTATCTTAATCTGTTTATACCAGTTGTTATTGGTATATGTGCAGGTATATTTGGGATAATCTTTCTCAAAGCTATACATTTTTTTTCTGACATATTTTTAGTAGATTTTGCAGGATATAACCCTCCGTATCCATATGGGGAAGGAGGAAGTCTCAATTATAGATTTGTTATGGAGCATCCATATCTCATTCCAATATCTACAACAATTGGCGGTCTTATCGTCGGCATTTTGGTTCACCTTTTTTCCCCTGAGTCTGCAGGTGTTGGAACAGATGCAGCAATAAAGGCATTTCATGAGAGAAAACCTTTAGGACTGAAAACATCTGTATGGAAGCTTATAACATCTGCCATAACTATAGGAAGTGGTCAGGTTTCAGGTAAAGAAGGTCCCATTGCCCTTATTGGAGCAGGTATTGGCTCTTTTGTAGGAAAAATATTTGGTCTTTCTGAAAAAGAGAAAAATATTGCACTGGCTGTTGGTCTTGGAGCAGGAATAGGAGGCGTGTTCAAGGCTCCATTTGCAGGAGCAATAATAAGCTCTGAGGTTTTTTACAAAAAAGATTTTGAAACAGAGACACTCATACCAGCTTTCATCGCTTCCTTTGTTGCTTTTATCATAGTTTCCTCTGTCTTTGGCTTTTCTCCTCTGTTTCATATAGAGCTTCCCTCTTTTTCCAGTTTTTCCATATATGATGCTGTTGGCTATCTGCTACTGGGTCTTATCACAGCTACTGTTGCAAGATTGATGATTTTTATGTTAGACACCGTTAAAAATCTGTTTGACAGGTTAGAAGTTCCCAACATCTTTAAGCCAGCAATTGGAGGGTTTTTTGTAGGTATTATAGGGATGACTGTTCCTGTTGCTATAGGAACAGGTTATGGATGGCTTCAGCTGATAATGGTAGAAAATCTCACATACTTTCCTGTATGGAAAATTGTTATAAGTGTTTTTTTGGTTATTATTGCATTTGCATTTACTTTAGGTTCTGGTGGTTCTGGTGGTGTTTTTGGTCCCTCCCTTGTGATTGGTGGACTGACAGGAGCTTCTGTGTACTTTTTCTTAAGCAAAGTTCTTATGTTTCCAGAAAGTCCAACATTTAACCTCGCTGCCTTTACTGTTGTAGGGATGGTATCAACATTTGCAGCAGCTGCAAAAGCTCCCCTTTCTACTATTATACTTATTGCTGAAATAACGGGAGGATACCAGCTGTTAGTTCCTGCAACTATATCTGTTGCCATATCACACTTTTTATCAGGAGAAAAGAGTATCTTCAAAAGTCAGGTAAATACAAAGCTTGATACCCCTGTCCATCAGGACGAGATAAAATACATGCTCCTTAACAGATATATAGTAAAAGATGTTATGGAAAAGAATGTGATCACAATATCTCCTGATGCAACAGTTCTGTATGCCAGTAAATTTATGGATGAACACAGTATATCAGCCCTTCCTGTTGTTGACAAAGAAAACAGAGTTTTAGGACTGGTAACAAGTACAGACATTATCAAGGCCTGTAGTATGAACATAGAAGAAGTGAAAATTCACCAGATTATGCAGAAGGAACCTATCACTGTTACGCAGGATTTAACGCTTTTTGAGACAATGAGTATATTTATTGAAAATAATATCGGTGTAGCCCCTGTAGTTAACAATCAGGAAGAAAAACTCCTTATTGGTATCATTTCTGACTACGACATTGGTAAAGTATTAACAGGAAAAGTATAA
- a CDS encoding ABC transporter permease: MKAFLTVFFKELIMFFRSWGLVAVVLYSFTVDVYIAGKGFEVKPKNVSVGYVDFSNGVISNKILSHLHSPEFQKPVRFLSEEELKKALFNRDIMVGIVFDSDFEKDFFEKKAKLNVLLDATAAAQGYVTLAYLQNIVLRFGEESFPVELKTHKLFNQNADTPKFLSLAEFLSILTLITVILSSVVFVKEKESGTWDIMLLMPVDSKIIILAKSFSQIAIVMIGTVICVGIILFGVFKLPMNGSFTAFLILTLLYSFSTSGIGLFVASVAKNMLQVAQLSVIIMMPIIFLSGSWTPIYSMHPALQKLSLLSPLRYYIEGCESLFFRGTSVFDLWVNFLALFILGVVLYMFGFRKIGKLF; the protein is encoded by the coding sequence ATGAAAGCTTTTTTAACAGTTTTCTTTAAAGAACTGATAATGTTTTTCAGAAGCTGGGGACTTGTGGCAGTAGTCCTGTACTCTTTTACTGTTGATGTTTACATAGCAGGAAAAGGATTTGAGGTGAAACCTAAAAATGTGTCTGTAGGATACGTCGATTTTTCAAACGGTGTGATATCAAATAAGATACTCTCCCATCTTCATTCACCAGAGTTTCAAAAGCCTGTAAGATTTTTGTCAGAAGAAGAGCTTAAAAAAGCTCTGTTTAACAGAGATATTATGGTTGGTATAGTGTTTGATTCTGATTTTGAGAAAGATTTTTTTGAAAAAAAGGCAAAGCTGAATGTTCTGTTAGATGCAACAGCTGCAGCTCAAGGGTATGTAACGCTTGCTTACCTTCAAAATATTGTTTTGAGATTCGGAGAAGAAAGTTTCCCGGTAGAGCTGAAAACACACAAACTTTTCAATCAAAATGCAGACACACCTAAATTTCTTTCCTTGGCAGAGTTTCTCTCTATTTTAACCCTTATAACAGTAATTTTATCGTCTGTAGTCTTTGTAAAAGAGAAAGAAAGTGGAACATGGGATATTATGCTTTTGATGCCTGTAGATTCCAAAATTATCATACTGGCAAAAAGCTTTTCCCAGATTGCTATCGTTATGATAGGGACAGTAATATGTGTAGGGATTATTCTGTTTGGTGTGTTTAAACTTCCTATGAACGGTAGTTTTACAGCTTTTCTTATCCTTACGCTCCTTTACTCATTTTCAACCTCAGGTATAGGTCTGTTTGTTGCATCAGTTGCAAAAAATATGCTTCAGGTTGCCCAGCTTTCTGTGATTATTATGATGCCTATTATATTTCTCAGTGGTTCGTGGACGCCTATATACTCTATGCATCCTGCTCTGCAGAAACTTTCTCTTCTATCACCTCTCAGATATTACATAGAAGGCTGTGAGTCACTGTTTTTCAGAGGAACGTCTGTTTTTGACTTGTGGGTCAATTTTTTAGCCCTTTTTATTTTGGGGGTAGTTCTGTATATGTTTGGATTTAGAAAGATAGGGAAGCTGTTTTGA
- a CDS encoding sulfurtransferase TusA family protein: MNLENIKPDIVHDATGTYCPIPITELAKVMKKAKKGQIVELLADDEGAVQDVPAWCETTGNEFLGYKEEDGIYVFYVKKTQD; encoded by the coding sequence ATGAATTTAGAAAACATAAAGCCGGATATTGTTCATGATGCAACAGGAACGTACTGCCCCATACCTATAACAGAACTTGCTAAAGTGATGAAAAAAGCAAAAAAAGGACAGATTGTTGAGCTGTTAGCTGACGATGAAGGAGCTGTTCAGGACGTTCCTGCGTGGTGCGAAACTACAGGAAACGAATTTTTAGGATACAAAGAAGAAGACGGTATATATGTGTTTTATGTAAAAAAGACGCAGGATTAA
- a CDS encoding NifU family protein — MVKTREQEVEHVLDMIRPALALDMGDIKLVKVEDDTVYLELLGACSTCPVPDITMKDVIIVAIKNFLPWVKKVQIGQHKFDISTL; from the coding sequence ATGGTAAAAACAAGAGAGCAGGAAGTAGAACACGTCCTTGATATGATAAGACCAGCTTTAGCCCTTGATATGGGTGATATTAAGCTGGTTAAGGTAGAAGATGACACTGTTTATCTTGAGCTTTTAGGTGCCTGCTCCACATGTCCCGTTCCTGATATAACAATGAAAGATGTTATTATTGTTGCAATAAAGAATTTTCTACCATGGGTAAAAAAGGTCCAGATAGGACAGCACAAATTTGATATATCAACTCTGTGA
- a CDS encoding cysteine desulfurase family protein produces MLEKRGIVYADHLATTPVPEEVVEAMKPYFTEHFGNPTSLHKLGVEAKKAINRAREQIAQLLNVGRPEDIVYTSGAIEANNLAIKGFAKAPGIIRRGKHIVVSAIEHHSVLHSCKTLEKEGFEITYLMPDKYGIITPEQVSEAVREDTILVSIGYANREIGTIQDIQALVAAAKEKNPRVVFHSDIAAAVGHTPVNVEEWGLDMASFTGHYFYAPKGVGGLYVKKGVRLKPLIEGGIQEGGRRAGTEPVPLIVGMGAAAELAVKEMDDRVSRLKALRDKLKKGIEEKIPYIQFTGHPEKRLPNHLSLIVMYIEGEAMLLMLDYHKIYTASGSACVSYALKQSHVLAAIGVDKEMSNGSIVFSLGRENTEEDIDYILDKYPAAVQRLREISPFGPENWEEFAKKADKFKNVT; encoded by the coding sequence ATGTTGGAAAAAAGAGGAATCGTTTATGCAGACCATTTAGCAACAACACCTGTCCCAGAGGAAGTTGTTGAGGCTATGAAACCTTACTTCACAGAGCATTTTGGTAATCCAACCTCTTTACATAAATTAGGTGTAGAGGCAAAAAAAGCTATAAATAGGGCAAGGGAGCAGATAGCCCAGCTCCTTAATGTAGGAAGACCTGAAGATATTGTTTATACATCAGGAGCTATAGAGGCAAACAATCTTGCGATAAAAGGATTTGCAAAGGCTCCCGGTATAATAAGGAGAGGTAAACATATCGTTGTTTCTGCCATTGAGCACCACTCTGTTCTGCACTCCTGTAAAACATTGGAAAAGGAAGGATTTGAGATTACATACCTGATGCCTGATAAATACGGAATAATAACTCCAGAGCAGGTTTCTGAGGCTGTCAGAGAAGATACAATCCTTGTCTCAATAGGATATGCAAACAGAGAAATAGGAACAATTCAGGACATTCAGGCTCTGGTGGCTGCAGCAAAAGAGAAAAATCCAAGGGTTGTTTTCCACTCAGACATAGCTGCAGCTGTTGGACATACCCCTGTAAATGTAGAAGAATGGGGACTTGATATGGCTTCATTTACAGGTCATTACTTTTATGCACCAAAAGGAGTTGGTGGACTGTACGTGAAGAAAGGAGTAAGACTAAAACCCCTCATTGAAGGTGGAATTCAGGAAGGGGGAAGAAGAGCTGGAACAGAGCCTGTTCCTCTTATTGTTGGAATGGGTGCGGCTGCAGAGCTTGCTGTTAAGGAGATGGATGACAGGGTAAGCAGACTTAAAGCCTTAAGGGATAAACTGAAGAAAGGTATTGAAGAAAAGATACCATATATCCAGTTTACTGGACATCCAGAAAAAAGACTGCCAAACCATCTATCCCTCATCGTGATGTATATAGAAGGAGAAGCTATGCTCCTGATGCTTGATTACCACAAGATTTACACAGCTTCAGGTTCAGCCTGTGTTTCCTATGCATTAAAACAGTCTCACGTTCTTGCTGCTATAGGTGTTGATAAAGAAATGTCAAACGGCTCTATAGTGTTTTCACTGGGAAGGGAAAATACAGAAGAAGACATAGATTACATATTAGACAAATATCCTGCTGCTGTTCAGAGACTGAGGGAGATATCCCCATTTGGGCCAGAAAACTGGGAAGAGTTTGCCAAGAAAGCTGACAAATTTAAGAATGTAACGTAA
- a CDS encoding Mrp/NBP35 family ATP-binding protein yields MALTGVIDRLKNTNLEEIGVSFSLADLMRDLKVEGNNVYIKLFSPSEKYHEYLKEKTEKTLKSIGAENVEVEFTSEPPKQQQQPPQPPPQQNPFESRRRIPGVKKVIAVASGKGGVGKSTVAVNLAAALKKKGYSVGYLDADMYGPSGPTMLGAKDKQVVATPDNKLIAPEAHGIKMMSIGLLLPSEDTPVIWRGPVLFKALSQFLFDINWGEELDFLIIDLPPGTGDVQITLGQTAEIDGAVIVTTPQDVALIDVKKGIQMFNEVQIPVIGIVENMSYFVCPDTGKKYEIFGKSKTEDVAKQYGTELLGKIPIEPKVAEFSDLGIPVVLAKEDAQSTQAFMEVAEKLIKKLSEQ; encoded by the coding sequence ATGGCATTAACTGGTGTTATAGACAGACTTAAAAACACAAATTTAGAGGAGATAGGGGTAAGTTTTTCCCTTGCTGACCTTATGAGAGATTTAAAGGTTGAGGGTAATAACGTTTATATAAAGCTGTTTTCTCCCAGTGAGAAGTATCACGAGTATCTGAAGGAAAAAACAGAAAAAACCCTTAAATCTATTGGAGCTGAAAATGTGGAAGTAGAGTTTACATCAGAGCCACCAAAGCAGCAGCAGCAACCACCACAACCTCCACCTCAGCAGAATCCTTTTGAATCAAGAAGAAGAATTCCTGGAGTAAAAAAGGTTATAGCTGTTGCATCAGGTAAAGGTGGTGTTGGAAAGTCAACAGTAGCCGTTAATCTTGCAGCGGCACTGAAGAAAAAAGGATACAGTGTAGGATACCTTGATGCTGATATGTATGGACCATCTGGTCCCACAATGTTAGGAGCTAAGGATAAACAGGTTGTTGCAACCCCTGACAATAAACTGATAGCCCCTGAAGCTCACGGTATAAAGATGATGTCAATAGGACTTCTCCTTCCTTCAGAAGACACCCCTGTAATATGGAGGGGACCTGTCCTGTTTAAAGCATTATCACAGTTTCTGTTTGATATAAACTGGGGTGAAGAACTGGACTTTCTGATTATAGATTTACCACCGGGAACAGGAGACGTTCAGATAACCCTTGGACAGACAGCAGAGATAGATGGCGCTGTTATTGTTACAACTCCTCAAGACGTTGCACTGATAGACGTTAAAAAAGGAATACAGATGTTCAATGAGGTTCAGATACCAGTTATAGGTATTGTTGAAAATATGAGTTACTTTGTATGCCCAGATACAGGAAAAAAGTATGAGATATTTGGAAAGTCAAAGACTGAAGATGTGGCAAAACAATACGGTACAGAGCTTTTAGGAAAAATTCCTATAGAGCCGAAAGTGGCAGAGTTTTCAGACCTTGGAATTCCTGTTGTTCTGGCTAAAGAAGATGCCCAGTCAACACAGGCATTTATGGAAGTTGCAGAAAAACTGATAAAAAAATTAAGTGAACAGTAA
- a CDS encoding iron-sulfur cluster assembly scaffold protein, with protein sequence MFEYTEKVMDHFMNPRNLGEIPNPDGYGQCGNPSCGDAMLFTIKVNKETDVIEDVKFKTFGCGSAIAVSSVLTEMVKGKPIDYALNLTYKEIFEELGGLPSQKIHCTNLGLETLHVAIKDYLIKQGRIEEANKIPDCIEEEEEEGIDLEHIG encoded by the coding sequence ATGTTTGAATATACAGAAAAGGTGATGGACCACTTTATGAATCCAAGGAATTTAGGGGAGATACCTAATCCAGATGGATATGGACAGTGTGGTAATCCATCCTGTGGAGACGCAATGCTTTTTACCATAAAAGTAAATAAAGAAACAGACGTGATAGAAGACGTCAAGTTTAAAACATTTGGTTGTGGTTCTGCCATAGCTGTTTCTTCAGTTCTGACAGAAATGGTAAAGGGTAAACCTATAGATTATGCCCTCAATCTGACATACAAAGAGATATTTGAGGAGCTTGGTGGACTCCCATCTCAAAAGATACACTGCACTAACCTTGGACTGGAGACACTTCACGTTGCAATTAAGGACTATCTTATAAAACAGGGGAGAATTGAAGAAGCAAACAAAATACCAGACTGCATAGAAGAAGAGGAAGAAGAAGGTATTGACCTTGAGCATATAGGATAA
- a CDS encoding sensor histidine kinase, which produces MKLDQFLKARFKITLLISAISTFILSAFSGSIYYFYKEQILYEISDELKGIAFEVSKTVENPVVDFSIVKNINIPDDTYLCVYNYDTKMVFYKNKLCNISRFFNGFNIIKHDVLFGGSVKKGDTLYYVYVGKDLSRILASLEKLKLILIYTTFVISTAILVFSFLISKRILSPIKEAFDKQERFTQNVSHDLRTPLTVISTNLYLIKQKKFKNIEKNIENISKTVDYMKSLVNDLLFISHIGEKEKKKVNINDIIKKQLSILSPKIEEKSLGVLVKEEDKLEIEATETDMEKLFFNLLENAIKYNYKNGEIIVNIKKKTVSIKNTGKSIDKENIDKIFERFYREDRSRTSEGYGLGLAIVKEIADHYRLRIKVKSEGVHNEFVIKF; this is translated from the coding sequence ATGAAATTAGACCAGTTTCTAAAAGCACGCTTTAAAATAACACTTCTTATCTCGGCCATATCAACCTTTATTCTGTCTGCATTTTCTGGAAGTATATACTATTTTTATAAAGAACAGATACTGTACGAAATTTCTGATGAACTGAAAGGTATAGCTTTTGAAGTTTCAAAAACAGTTGAAAACCCTGTTGTTGACTTTTCTATTGTAAAAAACATAAACATACCAGATGATACATATCTGTGCGTTTATAACTACGACACAAAGATGGTATTTTATAAAAATAAGCTGTGCAATATATCAAGGTTCTTCAATGGTTTCAACATTATAAAACATGATGTTCTGTTTGGAGGTTCTGTAAAAAAAGGAGACACTTTATATTACGTATATGTTGGTAAGGACCTGAGCAGAATTTTAGCCAGCTTAGAAAAACTCAAACTGATACTGATATACACAACATTTGTTATCTCTACAGCAATACTGGTTTTCTCCTTTCTCATATCAAAAAGGATACTGTCCCCCATAAAGGAAGCTTTTGACAAACAGGAAAGGTTCACACAGAATGTATCCCACGACCTGAGGACACCCCTTACTGTAATATCAACAAATCTGTATCTTATAAAGCAAAAAAAATTTAAAAACATTGAGAAAAACATTGAAAACATATCAAAAACTGTTGATTACATGAAAAGTTTAGTAAACGACCTGCTATTTATCAGTCACATAGGAGAAAAAGAAAAGAAAAAAGTAAATATTAACGATATTATAAAAAAACAGCTCTCTATCCTTTCTCCAAAAATAGAGGAAAAATCATTAGGTGTTTTAGTAAAGGAAGAGGATAAATTAGAGATAGAAGCAACAGAAACTGATATGGAAAAGCTGTTTTTTAATCTTCTTGAAAATGCAATAAAGTACAACTATAAAAATGGAGAAATAATTGTGAATATAAAGAAAAAAACTGTCTCCATAAAAAATACAGGTAAGTCTATTGATAAAGAAAATATAGACAAAATCTTTGAAAGATTTTATCGGGAAGACAGATCAAGAACATCTGAAGGGTATGGGCTGGGACTTGCCATAGTAAAGGAGATAGCAGACCATTACAGATTAAGAATAAAAGTAAAGTCTGAAGGAGTTCACAACGAGTTTGTTATAAAGTTCTAA